One region of Corynebacterium capitovis DSM 44611 genomic DNA includes:
- the ilvA gene encoding threonine ammonia-lyase IlvA, with protein MSASSGFRPVHAADIQAAQAQISSVIAPTPLQYCPRLSQQHGLDVYLKREDLHDVRSYKIRGAYFAIASLSDAERAAGVVAASAGNHAQGVAYACRTMGIQGKIFVPKPTPKQKRDRILVHGGANIELVVTGNTFDEAAEAARADATERGASIIEPFDARATVTGQGTVAAEILTQLSGLGRSLDSVVVPVGGGGLAAGVASYVADMSPRTSLVAVEPAGAASMAAAIENGGPVTLPHIDPFVDGAAVKRAGQFTYEIIERNLGRIHLLASDEGEVCTEMLGLYQNEGIIAEPAGALSVAALNNVNLEPGSTVVCIISGGNNDVLRYAEVMERSLVHRGLKHYFLVSFPQEPGQLRMFLTDVLGPDDDIVLFEYLKKNNRETGVALVGLELSRARDLDPLLDRMESSPLECRRLMPGTEEYSFIIGG; from the coding sequence ATGAGCGCATCCTCAGGTTTCCGGCCTGTCCACGCAGCCGATATCCAGGCGGCACAGGCCCAGATTTCTTCGGTGATTGCGCCCACCCCGCTGCAGTACTGCCCCCGCTTGTCGCAGCAGCACGGACTCGACGTATACCTTAAGCGGGAAGACCTCCACGACGTCCGCTCGTACAAGATCCGAGGGGCGTACTTCGCCATCGCATCGCTTAGCGACGCTGAACGCGCCGCCGGCGTCGTCGCCGCCTCGGCCGGCAACCACGCGCAGGGTGTCGCCTACGCCTGTCGCACGATGGGCATCCAGGGCAAGATCTTCGTGCCCAAGCCGACGCCGAAGCAGAAGCGCGATCGCATCCTCGTTCACGGCGGGGCGAACATCGAACTCGTCGTGACCGGCAACACCTTCGATGAGGCGGCGGAGGCGGCCCGGGCCGATGCCACGGAACGCGGCGCGAGCATCATCGAGCCTTTCGATGCGAGGGCGACCGTTACGGGCCAGGGCACCGTGGCCGCCGAGATCCTTACCCAGCTCTCCGGCTTGGGCCGCTCCCTTGATAGCGTGGTCGTGCCGGTGGGCGGTGGCGGTCTTGCGGCGGGTGTGGCTTCTTACGTGGCGGACATGTCGCCACGGACCTCTCTCGTCGCCGTGGAGCCGGCCGGAGCCGCCTCGATGGCCGCAGCGATTGAGAACGGTGGTCCCGTGACCCTGCCCCACATCGACCCGTTTGTGGACGGCGCGGCGGTCAAACGCGCGGGCCAGTTCACCTACGAGATCATCGAGCGTAACCTCGGCCGCATTCACCTTCTGGCCAGTGACGAGGGGGAGGTCTGCACCGAGATGCTGGGCCTGTATCAGAACGAGGGCATTATCGCCGAGCCGGCTGGAGCCCTGTCCGTGGCCGCGCTGAACAACGTCAATCTGGAGCCGGGCAGCACGGTCGTGTGCATCATCTCGGGGGGAAACAACGACGTGTTGCGCTACGCGGAGGTGATGGAGCGCTCCCTCGTCCACCGTGGGCTCAAGCACTACTTCCTCGTCAGCTTCCCCCAGGAGCCGGGCCAGCTGCGCATGTTCCTCACGGACGTGCTGGGGCCCGACGACGACATCGTGCTCTTCGAGTACCTGAAGAAGAACAACCGCGAAACGGGGGTCGCCCTCGTCGGGCTGGAGCTCTCCCGAGCGCGAGACCTTGATCCGCTGCTCGACCGGATGGAGTCCTCTCCCCTGGAGTGCCGGCGCCTGATGCCGGGCACGGAGGAGTACTCCTTCATCATCGGCGGCTAA